The DNA segment GGGTGTTGGCGGGTGGCGGGGCTTTTGGAAATATTCACGGTCGCAACGAATTCCCCCTTTGTCGCGACACCGGGAACCGTGCGTGGCAATGTTCCCGTCGTACAGCCGTCGCGAACAACCCGCACCGATCGCGAACCAGAACAGAAGGGGGTAGCTGCCGATGGCAGGCGGTTTTACCGGGACACCGGAACAGTTTCAGCAGGCATACCTGGATGTCGACGAAATCAAAGGGCTCATGGTGTCGAACATGAGTACTCTCCGCGATCGCATCGAGGCCACACAGGCGGGCTGGCAGGGCGATGCCGCGAAGGCATTCAAGAATGTCATGGATTCGTTCGACGAGCGGAACCAGAAACTGAACGACACTCTGGGGAACATCGCTGAACTGCTCCAGCAATCCGGTGTTGCCTACGCGCAGGCGGAACACGAGCAGAACGCCGCGGTCAGCAACATCAGCAGCACTCTCGAAGGCCTGTGAGTTCCGCGTCTTCCCATGGCAGAAGCCGCCAAGATTCTTGATCCGAGGAGGGACCGTGCCTGACGGCATCGTCGTTGATTACCAGACCATCCACACCGCCGCCGATGACTGCAAGGTGACGGGCGGCGAGCTCAGAGGGCTGTTCGAAGACCTCAAAGGACGCCTCGCCCCGCTCGTCGACAGCTGGCAGGGTGAGGCACAAGGAGCTTGGCAGGCCGTGCAGGCCGAGT comes from the Prauserella marina genome and includes:
- a CDS encoding WXG100 family type VII secretion target → MAGGFTGTPEQFQQAYLDVDEIKGLMVSNMSTLRDRIEATQAGWQGDAAKAFKNVMDSFDERNQKLNDTLGNIAELLQQSGVAYAQAEHEQNAAVSNISSTLEGL
- a CDS encoding WXG100 family type VII secretion target — protein: MPDGIVVDYQTIHTAADDCKVTGGELRGLFEDLKGRLAPLVDSWQGEAQGAWQAVQAEWDTNLEDLEAVLAKIATALPQIADGYQSTDKAVQGFF